DNA sequence from the Vicia villosa cultivar HV-30 ecotype Madison, WI linkage group LG3, Vvil1.0, whole genome shotgun sequence genome:
TCACAGGATATTGAATATGCACGATTTAATAGGCTTAATAGCCATTCATTTCCATAACATACATAAATGTCACATTCATTAATGATGAATAAATGACTTTTGTGCATCGCAACAAATATCAACTCCATCTTACCATTTTCCCATAATATAACGCAGTACCTGATATATGGTATTGTCATTGTGTCGTCCCTTAATTGCAGGTGCACAATCTCGAACCTTGTCTGGGTTATCGAACAAAATTTGGGATGTACAATGTTGAAAAGTTTTGTATCCCTTGGTTTTAAAAAGGGGGAGGGGTCCAAAACTATATAAAAGATTCAAGTTCATCATTATATGATGCACTAGTCAAAAtcactttaagcttgtatttaaatttttttgttctcttatactcttgtgttagagtgttgtgagatgtagttaaatatttgctttGGGGGTGCGGGTGTATTGGGGGCCTAGAGGTGGTGGAGGGTAAATTATGTGTTGTAATATTTTTTACATAGTGTTATTCTTTTGTTGTCATCTGACAATGActgtgattttttatttattttggagtttccacgttatgTCCTTGTGTGGTGATTGTGTTCTTTTACTTCATTTTTGTCGATTTTTCCCAACAACACAATCTTGGGTGCAAGTGTGAGTGATTAAGTCCCATATTGCCTATGAATAAGTGAAATGTTAGATTTATAAGAAAGAGGACTTACATACCTGATGTCTCAAGGTTTTAGGTTGAGATGTGGAGTTTTCATCTCTCGTGGTCCTAAAGCATTAGTCTCGTTGATACTCTCGAATTCTCCGTTCTCTCCAATAAATAATATTACAGTCATGGTTCGGCTTGATGGGAGAGTGGAAGTTGGATCCTATGTTGGATCTTGTTATAGGATGTGGGGACTCATAATTGTGGAGGAAAATGTTAGGTGCAAGTGTTTGTGGGGGGAAATGTTAAGTGCAAGTGTGAGTGAGTTGGATCCTATTATAGGATGTGGATGACTCATACTTATGAGAAAGAATGTTGGGTGCAAGTGTAAGTGTGGGGACTCATAATTGTGGAGGAAAATGTTAGGTGCAAGTGTTTGTGGGGGGAAATGTTAAGTGCAAGTGTGAGTGAGTTGGATCCTATTATAGGATGTGGATGACTCATACTTATGAGAAAGAATGTTGGGTGCAAGTGTAAGTGGTTAAGTCCTACATCGCCTATGAATGAGTGGAAAGTTGAATTTATAAGAGAGAGATGACCCATATACATGATGTCTTaaggttttttttggaaatgTGGAGTCTCCTTCTATTATGGTCTTGGAGCATTGGTCCTATTGATGCTCCCGACTTCCCCAATCTCTCCAACACTAACTTCCCTAAAACCCTTTCTACTCCTAGTCATCGAGAAATTGACTTGACTCCAAAGCACCCATTTTTTCATTAAGCCTTTGCCTATCTCAGTAGGCTGATACACTTAAATATAACGTCCATACCTATTTGGCCACAACGATCACGCATAATAAATAGGAGTTTTTCCCATTTATGATTTTATTACACCTCATAAATAGGAGGCTCATACCTATTTATATCTCACCAATGATTTTTTTTACAAGTCATTTTACTTTAGCATTAGAGTGTCTTTAAATATACACTCTAGAGAAAGAACTAATAGGAAGGAAAAGTGAAATCACATCTCAGATCCATATGAACATCGTATTTCTTACAATAACACCTTACATGGTTGAAAATATTAAATCAAGGGTCTATTCATGGACACCCTGTATTTTCTATACATCCATTTTACACCTATCTATATGGTTTTAAGATGAAAGAATAGTTTTATttggtttgtttttattttgaatgagAGAAATGAAAATCTACACCATACACAAGTCAATTACATATAAGTGATATAACCATAGTATGGGGTATATATAAGGAGAAATCAATTTATATgttcaaaacaaaaagtaaacaaataatatatatcatCACATTACTAGCTAACTTTTCCATGATTTTCAATGCATGAACACATACGATCCTTCAACTAGTATTAGCCCTAGAACCAAAAATGGCTTCTCTTGTTACTAATCTAATCCCCCTAACCCACAACTCAGCCATTTCAACCCCACCTTCACAAACAAAATGCACCTCCTTATTCTTTGTTGTAACAACATGAAACATTCCAACCTCATCAACATCAAACTTCTTCCTACGATTCCATCGAAATCTTTCACTCGGTCCAACCTCAGCCTCTTTACAAACAACATTTCTCTTATTCGATTTCCCCCAACGTAAGATTCCAGCAGCACCAACCATTACCAATTTTTTCTTATGTGGCAACCCTTTGCCACACTTTGTATGTTTCTTCACGCGCACGCCGCACAATACTACTCTTCTAGCTAACTCATCCATTATCACATTCTCTGCATCATTTCCTTTCCTGTTACCTTCTCTTGCAAGTAAAAGTGCTGTTTCATGTCTTTCATTCTTAATATCACATTTTGCTCCATGAGATATCAAAAGGCCACACATTTCTCCATTACTTTCTCTAGCAGCTAACATCAATGGTGTATATCCATTTTCATCAAAACCATTCACATCATAATTCCTTTCTTTTAGTAGCTTTTCAACCATGTTTATATCTCCATAACAAGCTGCACGGTGAAGAGGATTCGCCTCGGCTAAAGTACTAATACTCAAACATCCCTTTTTAAATGCATATTCAAACATCACCTTATGAACATTTTCACCATTTTGTTTCAAATCTATGATATCAAGAGCTGTTAAACCATCTTTGTTTTTAAGATTGGTTACATCAGCTCCTGCATGAAGAAGCAACTTGAAAGCCTCCACGTTACCCTCTGAAGCAGATATCATGACAGCTGAAAATCCATTCTCATTTTGCTCATCTagatttatgtttctgttttcaaCGAGTTTTTTCAAAGCATCTATGTCGTTCGCGCGAGTGGCAAATAACAAAGCTGAAAATCTAGACGCATTGCTAGATTTAATAAACTTTCCGGCTCTAATTATATCCAGAACTGCTTTCTGATATTCTTTCCAGTGAGTAGAAATTGCTGTTGAAGTTGCACAATGACCGAATGAATTTACTATCCCCAAATCAGCTCCTGATGATACTAAAACTCTTAAACACTTCTCATGTTTATACCTTGTACAAATCAGTAAGGCCGTGTCACCAAATTTTGTTTGTGAGTCCAAATTACAGTTACCATTAATCAAACATTGAAGAATGTTGTATAATCCAAGGCGGGCAGCCATGTGAATAGGGTGTAGATTGGTTTCTTCAGTAGTTTGAAGTGCTAATTCTGTATCAACCCCATTATTCAGAAGTACGTTCAATGCTCTTTCATTGTTGCAAATGATGGTGTGGTGCAAGAGAGTTCTTCCAATGTGAAAAGTATTAGGTGAGAGGTGGTGGAGAAGCATGTTGAGTATAGTGCCAGTGGATTCAAAATATTCTACAGCACACCATGTGATTGGATAAGGCTCGGCTAGTCCGACACCAACGCGAAATTCTTCTCCTGTATCTGTTTCCCAAGACCAAGCTCCTAATTTCACCTTGATATCAAGTCTTACACCAACTTCCAACAGTAGTTTAACAACATTTATCTGCCGGCTGACCACAGCAGCAAATAATGCATTGCAATCAACATTAGTGTGAAGAAATGGCTTTGAAGATTGAAGCAAAATCCTATCGATTGCATTGATATCTACTCCTTGCTGCATACAAACCAAAGAAAAAGTGACACTTATTTATCAGTTACATAACCCAACACAATACCTAGCAAAATTTGAACCAGGGactttgagaggagcacactctcagaaTCCTTAAGCCAACCCCTGGGGTTCAAAGATAAAATTGTGTATTCACTAACCTTGATGAGTACATCAACAACCTCAACGAATCCTCTGCAACAAGCCGAGACAAGTGCGTGAACTGCAACGTGAGGACGGATCATATTGGACTGCATAAGCACCTCAGCAAATCTAGCCCGTCCGACATAGCTTGATTCGAGTAAAGCCTCTTCACATGCAAGCTGTGAAGCTCCACCATTGATAAGAACCTCCAATACATTAAGGTGACCTTCCCTCACCGCTGCGGTTGTCGCATAGCCACGGAACAATCTCACATTCACATTAGCTCCCACATTCTATcacatcaaaaatcaaaatatcaaaacacatTCAGAATTCTCATGATTCAAATTCGTTTATCGAAACCACATAATCAATTTACTCTGAATTTAAGAGCGTGACTGTTACATACCATTAGTTTACGAACGAGAGTCAAGTTTCCTGAATGTGCAGCCAAAAACAGAGCAGTAACTTCAGTTTTGAATTCTTCATACACGGAGTTAACTCGATGAGGCGATTCATCATGAAGCGAAATCTCAGTAGTTTTGGACTTCAACATTGTGGTTCCAATAAAGTTAACATCCACTGATGAATTGGCTAGACATTCCATAGCAGTATCTGTGTGACCGTGATGAGCAGCATCTACAAGAAGCTGTGACATTTCAGTTTCGAAATCAATTGGAAAAACCTGTTTCCTCAATGCTGAACCAGAATTGATCATCACCATTTTCACAACAATGTATTAACTTAGTGACAGAAATTGGGCTTAATATTGATGTTTAATTATACTGTATTAAGCTTTGTTTTATTTtaggaaaatattttat
Encoded proteins:
- the LOC131658104 gene encoding uncharacterized protein LOC131658104, whose product is MINSGSALRKQVFPIDFETEMSQLLVDAAHHGHTDTAMECLANSSVDVNFIGTTMLKSKTTEISLHDESPHRVNSVYEEFKTEVTALFLAAHSGNLTLVRKLMNVGANVNVRLFRGYATTAAVREGHLNVLEVLINGGASQLACEEALLESSYVGRARFAEVLMQSNMIRPHVAVHALVSACCRGFVEVVDVLIKQGVDINAIDRILLQSSKPFLHTNVDCNALFAAVVSRQINVVKLLLEVGVRLDIKVKLGAWSWETDTGEEFRVGVGLAEPYPITWCAVEYFESTGTILNMLLHHLSPNTFHIGRTLLHHTIICNNERALNVLLNNGVDTELALQTTEETNLHPIHMAARLGLYNILQCLINGNCNLDSQTKFGDTALLICTRYKHEKCLRVLVSSGADLGIVNSFGHCATSTAISTHWKEYQKAVLDIIRAGKFIKSSNASRFSALLFATRANDIDALKKLVENRNINLDEQNENGFSAVMISASEGNVEAFKLLLHAGADVTNLKNKDGLTALDIIDLKQNGENVHKVMFEYAFKKGCLSISTLAEANPLHRAACYGDINMVEKLLKERNYDVNGFDENGYTPLMLAARESNGEMCGLLISHGAKCDIKNERHETALLLAREGNRKGNDAENVIMDELARRVVLCGVRVKKHTKCGKGLPHKKKLVMVGAAGILRWGKSNKRNVVCKEAEVGPSERFRWNRRKKFDVDEVGMFHVVTTKNKEVHFVCEGGVEMAELWVRGIRLVTREAIFGSRANTS